A single window of Atribacterota bacterium DNA harbors:
- a CDS encoding sugar kinase yields MGKYVTFGEIMLRLKPPQFERFFQSPLLEATFGGGEANVAVGLARFGLEVAYVSVIPDNPIGEACIRELKRQGIDASFIVRKGERLGIYFLEAGANQRPSMVVYDRSHSAIAEARMGDIDWDKVFQGASWFHITGITPAISSSAANLSIEAVKKAKEKNVTVSCDLNYRKNLWKYGKSAPEIMSELVKYVDIAVGNEEDCQKSLGVKMDIDVESGELSAEKYQEITQKILGLYPNIRKIAITLRESHSADYNGWSAILDNRKEFFVSKKYEIHDIVDRVGGGDTFAAGLIYGLNHLSSDQEALEFAVAASCLKHSIPGDLPLLSLKEVKNLMGGATSGRVQR; encoded by the coding sequence ATGGGAAAGTATGTTACCTTTGGTGAAATTATGTTAAGATTAAAACCACCTCAGTTTGAGCGATTTTTTCAGAGCCCTCTTTTGGAAGCAACCTTTGGTGGTGGGGAAGCAAATGTGGCAGTAGGATTAGCTAGATTCGGTCTTGAAGTGGCTTATGTTTCGGTTATTCCTGATAATCCCATTGGTGAGGCTTGTATCAGAGAATTAAAAAGACAGGGAATTGATGCCTCATTCATAGTGCGAAAAGGAGAAAGGCTCGGTATCTATTTCTTAGAAGCAGGAGCAAACCAGAGACCCTCAATGGTGGTCTATGACCGCTCACACTCAGCTATTGCTGAAGCAAGGATGGGTGATATTGACTGGGATAAGGTATTTCAAGGAGCCAGCTGGTTTCATATTACCGGTATTACACCAGCGATCTCTTCTTCAGCAGCTAACCTTTCTATAGAAGCTGTTAAGAAAGCAAAAGAAAAGAACGTTACGGTATCCTGTGATCTAAACTACCGGAAAAATCTCTGGAAATATGGGAAGTCTGCTCCTGAAATCATGAGTGAATTAGTGAAATATGTGGATATAGCCGTGGGCAATGAAGAGGATTGTCAGAAATCCTTGGGGGTAAAGATGGATATAGATGTAGAGTCAGGGGAGTTGTCAGCAGAAAAATATCAGGAGATAACTCAAAAGATTTTAGGCCTATACCCCAATATTAGAAAGATTGCTATTACCCTAAGGGAAAGTCATTCGGCAGATTATAATGGCTGGTCGGCAATACTTGATAACAGGAAGGAATTCTTTGTTTCTAAAAAATATGAAATCCATGATATTGTGGATAGAGTAGGTGGTGGAGATACTTTTGCTGCCGGATTAATTTACGGTCTGAATCATCTCTCCAGTGACCAGGAAGCCCTGGAATTTGCGGTAGCTGCATCCTGCCTCAAACATTCCATACCAGGTGATTTGCCTTTACTTTCCTTAAAAGAGGTGAAAAATTTAATGGGAGGAGCTACTTCCGGGAGGGTACAGAGGTAA
- a CDS encoding TRAP transporter small permease encodes MNRFRKTYEFIGKAENFIAGWLFVVIVCIIFVAGFGRSIGYPIRWAMDASTFLFAWAVFFSADITMRKDRHVNVEILVNRFPDKIKNYLTLLNYIIIIVFLFFLIVYGIKLCFITRFRAFQGIPGFSYTWVTLSIPIGCTSLLLTILLKIEHLIKSEKLQILGRK; translated from the coding sequence GTGAATAGATTTAGGAAAACATACGAATTTATAGGGAAGGCAGAGAATTTTATAGCTGGATGGTTATTTGTTGTTATAGTTTGTATCATTTTTGTAGCAGGATTTGGGAGAAGCATTGGTTATCCCATTAGATGGGCTATGGACGCTTCTACCTTTCTTTTTGCTTGGGCGGTATTCTTCAGTGCCGATATTACTATGAGAAAAGATAGGCATGTAAATGTAGAAATTTTGGTTAATAGATTTCCAGATAAAATAAAGAATTATCTTACTTTGCTTAACTATATAATTATCATTGTTTTTTTATTTTTTCTTATTGTCTATGGCATAAAGCTTTGTTTTATTACTAGATTCAGGGCTTTTCAGGGAATTCCAGGCTTTAGTTATACCTGGGTAACTCTAAGTATACCTATTGGATGCACTTCCCTTCTCTTAACTATTTTACTTAAAATTGAGCATTTGATTAAAAGTGAGAAACTTCAAATTTTAGGAAGAAAATAA
- a CDS encoding TRAP transporter large permease subunit, whose protein sequence is MLLVFTLFVVFLLLGMPVAFAIGISGFVFFIQQPTLPFTMPVQLILSQTQNFTLLAIPTFIFAGNLMNNTGITKRLVNFASVLVGHKPGALAHTSVVMSTMMGGVSGSAIADAAMESRILGPDMIKQGYAPGYSAGVHGFSALITISIPPSIGMVLYGSIGEVSIGRLFAGGIVPGLLMMLSLMITVSITAKRRGYLPVNKIKAPAKEMLTTFFRSIWAILFPIILLVSLRSGLLLPSEAGALAAIYACMVGIVVYRELTWERFQDAILNTILDVGMIMYLIALSGLVSYGLTWEMIPQALSQFILTLSENPVFITTIILLFLLFLGMVMDSTVIILLLTSILIPIMKAVGVDLVFFGVIMVITCAIGLLTPPVGVAMYSVCSIMDCSIQEFIKESWPFFIAVISVIIICVIFPGLITFVPNLIFG, encoded by the coding sequence ATGTTACTCGTCTTTACCTTATTTGTTGTATTTCTTTTATTAGGAATGCCGGTAGCTTTTGCAATAGGCATATCCGGATTTGTTTTTTTTATTCAGCAGCCTACCCTACCCTTTACTATGCCTGTGCAATTGATTCTTTCCCAAACACAAAATTTCACCTTGCTGGCCATACCAACTTTTATCTTTGCCGGTAATTTGATGAATAATACCGGGATAACAAAAAGGCTGGTTAACTTTGCTTCGGTTTTAGTAGGACATAAGCCTGGTGCTCTTGCTCATACCAGTGTGGTAATGAGTACCATGATGGGTGGCGTTTCTGGTTCAGCTATTGCTGATGCAGCAATGGAATCGCGTATATTGGGTCCTGATATGATCAAACAAGGTTATGCACCTGGTTATTCCGCTGGAGTACATGGATTTTCCGCTTTAATTACCATTTCTATTCCACCCAGCATTGGTATGGTATTGTATGGAAGTATTGGAGAAGTATCAATCGGGCGACTTTTTGCCGGAGGCATTGTTCCCGGTCTTTTAATGATGCTCTCCTTAATGATTACTGTTTCCATTACTGCAAAAAGAAGGGGTTATTTGCCAGTGAATAAAATAAAAGCTCCTGCCAAAGAGATGCTTACTACTTTCTTTAGAAGTATCTGGGCAATTTTGTTCCCGATTATACTATTGGTAAGTCTTCGCTCTGGTTTGCTACTACCATCTGAAGCAGGAGCACTTGCTGCCATCTATGCCTGTATGGTGGGCATAGTTGTATACCGAGAACTGACCTGGGAAAGATTCCAGGATGCTATTCTTAATACCATCCTAGACGTAGGAATGATTATGTATTTGATTGCCCTGTCTGGTTTAGTGAGCTATGGACTTACCTGGGAGATGATACCGCAGGCACTATCACAATTTATTTTAACATTAAGCGAAAATCCAGTTTTTATCACTACTATTATTTTATTATTCCTTTTATTTTTAGGCATGGTAATGGATTCTACTGTTATCATTTTACTCCTGACCTCAATATTGATACCTATTATGAAAGCTGTAGGAGTAGATTTGGTCTTTTTTGGGGTAATTATGGTTATTACCTGTGCCATAGGGCTTTTAACTCCACCGGTTGGTGTTGCCATGTATTCTGTCTGCTCTATTATGGATTGTTCTATTCAAGAATTTATAAAGGAAAGCTGGCCATTTTTTATAGCTGTAATATCTGTAATTATTATATGTGTGATATTCCCCGGTCTTATTACTTTTGTTCCTAATTTAATTTTTGGTTAA
- a CDS encoding bifunctional 4-hydroxy-2-oxoglutarate aldolase/2-dehydro-3-deoxy-phosphogluconate aldolase translates to MNNILKRIGELGIVPVVKIDRAEDAVLLGKALLSGDLPVAEITFRTSAAEDAIKALTDELPEILVGAGTVLTIEQAKKAVTAGAKFIVSPGFNTKIVDYCLENNIPVTPGVNSPTQIEMAIEKGLEVVKYFPAEASGGLNLLKALSGPFSEIKFIPTGGIDQNNLLAYLSHSQVLACGGSWMVKSDFISSRNFDRITELAREAVSTMLGFQLAHLGINEETQEKALNAANLLSHNFYFTTKEGNSSIFAGSGFEVMKNKYLGEHGHIAIATNNISRAIAYLKRKGISILPETAKESNGKLKAVYLNMNVSGFAVHLMQR, encoded by the coding sequence TTGAACAATATTCTCAAAAGAATTGGAGAATTAGGGATTGTACCGGTAGTAAAGATTGATAGAGCTGAAGATGCTGTTCTCTTGGGTAAGGCACTTCTTTCAGGAGACCTTCCTGTTGCAGAGATTACCTTCAGAACCTCTGCCGCTGAAGATGCTATTAAGGCTTTAACGGATGAACTTCCTGAAATTTTAGTGGGAGCGGGTACTGTTTTAACAATTGAACAGGCAAAGAAAGCAGTCACTGCTGGTGCCAAATTTATTGTGTCTCCTGGTTTTAACACCAAAATTGTTGATTATTGCCTCGAAAACAATATTCCGGTGACTCCGGGAGTTAACAGTCCTACTCAGATTGAAATGGCTATAGAAAAGGGATTAGAGGTAGTAAAATATTTCCCAGCAGAAGCATCGGGGGGCTTAAATCTTCTAAAAGCCTTATCTGGACCTTTTTCTGAGATCAAATTTATTCCTACCGGAGGAATTGATCAGAATAATTTATTGGCTTATCTATCCCATTCCCAAGTTTTAGCCTGTGGTGGAAGCTGGATGGTTAAATCCGACTTTATCTCCTCCCGGAACTTTGATCGTATTACCGAACTCGCCAGAGAAGCGGTTTCCACTATGTTAGGTTTCCAGTTAGCCCATTTAGGCATAAATGAAGAGACCCAGGAGAAAGCCCTCAATGCTGCCAATCTATTATCTCATAACTTCTATTTTACTACTAAAGAGGGAAATAGCTCAATCTTTGCTGGTTCTGGCTTTGAGGTAATGAAAAATAAATACCTGGGCGAACATGGTCATATTGCCATTGCCACCAATAATATTAGCAGAGCCATTGCCTATCTAAAAAGAAAGGGTATCTCTATCTTACCTGAGACCGCCAAAGAGTCTAATGGTAAGTTGAAGGCTGTTTATCTGAATATGAATGTATCTGGCTTTGCCGTACATTTGATGCAAAGATAA
- a CDS encoding C4-dicarboxylate TRAP transporter substrate-binding protein: MKKINAVLLIVIALVVICSSLVSAQAKYVLKFNHVLSPNEPYHQGFLNWAERVKERTNGEVEIQVFHSAQLGVEEDIIEQIRQGVNVGQNTDSARLGNYISGIAVMNGPYFVNSIEEVKKLNEIPTIKKWNEELATEYGLKVLSFNWVQGFRHFMTNKPIKSPEDLKGLRIRTPPAPIWSESVRALGAVPTAINFGEIYTAVQQKAADGAELVYANIFGANLFEVLKYVCETKHFLLINFEVISAKWFDSLPEEYQKILVEECDKAGLETSYSMEEQIPDYRKRAEEKGMTIIPTEEINIEAFKEAGKAAYEVLGIANVREQILEELAAMQ; this comes from the coding sequence ATGAAAAAAATTAATGCAGTGTTATTAATTGTTATAGCTTTGGTAGTGATATGCTCGTCATTGGTATCCGCTCAGGCTAAATATGTGCTAAAGTTTAATCACGTATTATCGCCTAATGAACCATATCACCAGGGATTTCTCAATTGGGCGGAAAGAGTAAAAGAAAGAACCAACGGGGAAGTCGAGATTCAGGTCTTTCATAGCGCACAACTGGGAGTGGAAGAAGATATAATTGAACAGATTCGTCAGGGTGTTAATGTAGGACAAAATACAGATTCAGCACGTTTAGGTAATTATATTTCTGGCATCGCAGTGATGAATGGACCTTACTTTGTAAATAGCATTGAAGAGGTAAAAAAGTTAAATGAAATTCCTACTATAAAAAAATGGAATGAAGAATTAGCTACTGAGTACGGTTTAAAGGTTCTTTCCTTTAACTGGGTACAGGGATTCAGGCATTTTATGACCAACAAACCAATTAAGTCACCAGAGGATTTAAAGGGTTTACGAATCAGAACTCCTCCCGCTCCAATCTGGTCTGAATCAGTAAGAGCATTGGGCGCTGTACCGACAGCTATTAACTTTGGTGAAATATATACTGCTGTACAACAAAAAGCAGCTGATGGCGCTGAACTTGTTTATGCCAATATTTTTGGTGCCAATTTGTTTGAAGTATTGAAATACGTATGTGAAACAAAACATTTCCTGCTGATTAACTTTGAAGTAATTAGCGCTAAATGGTTTGATAGTCTACCTGAAGAATATCAAAAAATTCTGGTTGAAGAATGTGATAAAGCAGGATTAGAGACTTCTTATTCCATGGAAGAACAAATTCCGGATTATAGAAAAAGAGCTGAAGAGAAAGGTATGACTATTATTCCCACAGAAGAAATAAATATTGAAGCATTCAAAGAAGCAGGTAAAGCAGCCTATGAAGTACTTGGTATTGCCAATGTCAGAGAGCAAATCTTAGAAGAATTAGCAGCAATGCAATAG